The proteins below come from a single Lepeophtheirus salmonis chromosome 4, UVic_Lsal_1.4, whole genome shotgun sequence genomic window:
- the ScsbetaA gene encoding succinate--CoA ligase [ADP-forming] subunit beta, mitochondrial, translating into MAFVQLLGRNIVQYSEKTLFKNGIKSLTAPSSPSRQPKRNLSVHECVSMSLLQDANVPVPKFGVAKTAEEAKKIAQEIGSEDLVVKAQVLAGGRGKGRFKNGTKGGVQLVYSPEEVEIAAKGMIGDHLITKQTGQEGRICNSVMVTERKYARKEYYVAFTNERKFAGPVLIGSSQGGVNIEDVASSDPDAIKTFPIDINNGLSLERAKQIALELDIPKSKLEEVGHIFINLYNLFISKDATMVEINPLAEDSSGKFVCLDAKLRFDDNAEFRQKDVFDQRDWTQENQSEVEAANYNLNYIALDGDIGCMVNGAGLAMATMDIIKLHGGSPANFLDVGGGATALQVKEAFKIITGDPKVHAIMVNIFGGIMRCDVIAEGIIAAAKELKLSTPIVVRLQGTNVDEAKVMIASSGLKILPLDNLDEAARIAVKLSKIVNLAKSADLGVSFEIPI; encoded by the exons ATGGCTTTCGTTCAGCTTCTTGGTCGAAATATTGTTCAATACTCGGAgaaaactttattcaaaaatggaatCAAG TCCCTTACGGCTCCCTCGTCCCCTTCACGTCAACCAAAAAGAAATCTCAGTGTTCATGAATGTGTTTCTATGAGTCTTCTTCAAGATGCAAACGTACCAGTTCCTAAATTTGGAGTAGCCAAAACTGCTGAAGAAGCTAAAAAAATCGCTCAAGAAATTGGTTCCGAGGATTTAGTTGTCAAGGCTCAA GTACTTGCAGGAGGTCGTGGTAAGGGAAGGTTTAAGAATGGTACGAAGGGTGGTGTTCAACTTGTTTATTCTCCGGAAGAGGTTGAGATTGCTGCCAAAGGGATGATTGGTGATCATTTAATAACCAAACAAACAGGTCAAGAAGGCAGAATTTGTAACTCCGTCATGGTTACAGAAAGGAAATACGCTCGAAAAGAGTATTATGTCGCTTTTacaaatgagagaaaatttgcA GGCCCTGTACTGATTGGATCATCTCAAGGTGGAGTCAACATTGAAGATGTTGCTTCTTCTGATCCAGATGCAATCAAAACTTTTCCTATTGACATTAATAATGGTCTTAGTCTTGAAAGAGCAAAACAAATTGCTTTAGAACTAGATATTCCAAAGTCTAAATTAGAAGAAGTTGgacatatattcattaatttatacaatttgtttatatcaAAAGATGCTACAATGGTAGAAATTAATCCTTTAGCTGAGGATTCAAGTGGGAAGTTTGTCTGTCTTGATGCTAAACTACGATTTGACGATAACGCAGAGTTCAGACAGAAGGATGTTTTTGATCAGCGTGATTGGACACAAGAGAACCAAAGTGAAGTTGAAGCTGCTAATTATAACCTTAATTATATTGCTCTTGATG GTGACATTGGCTGCATGGTCAATGGTGCAGGATTGGCAATGGCTACGATGGATATTATTAAGCTTCATGGTGGCTCCCCTGCTAATTTCTTGGATGTTGGTGGAGGTGCCACTGCTTTACAAGTTAAAGAAGCATTTAAAATTATCACAGGTGATCCCAAGGTTCACGCAATTATGGTTAATATTTTCGGAGGAATCATGAGATGTGATGTTATTGCTGAAGGTATTATTGCAGCTGCTAAGGAGCTCAAATTATCTACACCCATTGTTGTCCGCCttcaa GGAACAAATGTTGACGAGGCTAAAGTCATGATAGCTTCATCTGGACTTAAAATACTTCCTCTTGACAACCTGGATGAGGCTGCTAGAATTGCCGTTAAATTATCGAAAATCGTCAATCTCGCGAAATCTGCAGATCTTGGTGTTAGTTTTGAAATTCCTATTTAA